DNA sequence from the Agromyces aureus genome:
CGTAGCTCACCGTGTGCTGGGTCGCCACCTTCGCACCACGGCGCACGACGACTCGATAGTCATCGGCGCTCGTGATGCGATTGGCCTTGGCGAGCACCGAGCGACTTATGCGGAGAGTTCGGTGCGACCCTTGGCGCGGCGTGCCGACAGGATGGCACGGCCGGCGCGGGTGCGCATGCGAAGACGGAAGCCGTGCTTCTTGGCACGACGACGGTTGTTCGGCTGGAACGTACGCTTGCTCATTCTTCTTCTCCGACT
Encoded proteins:
- the rpmH gene encoding 50S ribosomal protein L34; the encoded protein is MSKRTFQPNNRRRAKKHGFRLRMRTRAGRAILSARRAKGRTELSA